One stretch of Paenibacillus sp. AN1007 DNA includes these proteins:
- a CDS encoding spore germination protein: MASETQTPQESQSIHPNLHENITYCKDAMGNSNDLMIRPLQTLHKWPSVLLYIDGLIDVQILNNAILQSLLQERSLPDFSADDEHLSYLQNDVLTAGEVLWVNDMDDVMNSMLAGDIILLLEGSSRGLKIGAAGWEDRPVGEPVSQTVVRGPMEGFTENMRTNTALIRKRIRDPHLWIEEREIGRVTKTRVAVVYLEHIVNEDVVQELRRRLDEIDIDSILESGYIEELVQDKTKTIFPTVYNSERPDTISAALLEGRVAIIVDGTPFVLLVPALFVHFFQSPEDYYQRADISTLIRMIRYLSFFIAMLAPAFYIAISTFHQEMLPTNLLISLAAQREGVPFPAFIEALLMELTYEILREAGIRIPKTVGQAVSIVGTLVIGQAAVDAGVVSAAMVIIVSITAISSYVIPENGLSISVRILRFVLMILAAAFGFYGILIVLLITVTHLCSLRSFGISYMTPFAPYIQKDLKDTIFRVPWSRMKTRPLSTGTPNVKRQKPGKMKR, translated from the coding sequence ATGGCTTCAGAAACACAGACACCGCAGGAATCACAGTCAATTCATCCCAACCTGCATGAGAATATTACGTACTGCAAGGACGCCATGGGTAACAGTAATGACCTGATGATCCGTCCGCTGCAGACCCTGCATAAATGGCCATCTGTTTTGCTGTATATTGACGGACTGATTGACGTCCAGATTCTGAATAATGCCATCCTGCAGTCTCTGCTGCAGGAACGAAGTTTGCCTGACTTTTCTGCAGACGACGAACATCTGTCCTACCTGCAGAATGATGTTCTTACTGCCGGTGAAGTACTCTGGGTCAACGATATGGATGATGTAATGAATTCCATGCTGGCAGGGGATATCATTCTGCTGCTGGAGGGATCCTCTCGCGGATTGAAAATCGGCGCGGCAGGCTGGGAGGATCGTCCCGTTGGTGAGCCTGTCTCCCAAACGGTTGTACGGGGTCCCATGGAAGGTTTCACAGAAAATATGCGGACAAATACCGCATTAATCCGCAAACGAATTCGTGATCCCCATCTGTGGATTGAAGAGCGTGAGATTGGACGAGTCACCAAAACCCGCGTAGCTGTCGTATATCTGGAGCACATTGTAAACGAGGACGTCGTTCAGGAACTTCGCAGGAGACTGGATGAGATCGATATCGACAGTATTCTGGAGAGCGGGTACATCGAGGAACTTGTGCAGGACAAAACAAAAACGATCTTTCCGACCGTATATAACAGTGAACGTCCAGATACCATTTCGGCTGCCTTACTGGAAGGTCGCGTAGCCATTATCGTCGATGGCACCCCCTTTGTTCTGCTTGTTCCCGCTCTGTTCGTTCATTTTTTCCAGTCTCCCGAGGACTATTATCAGCGAGCAGATATCAGCACACTGATTCGTATGATTCGATATCTGTCCTTCTTTATCGCCATGCTGGCACCGGCCTTCTATATCGCTATTTCAACATTTCATCAGGAAATGCTGCCAACCAACCTGCTGATCAGCCTGGCTGCTCAGCGGGAAGGTGTACCCTTTCCTGCTTTTATTGAGGCCCTCCTCATGGAATTGACCTATGAAATTTTGCGCGAAGCCGGTATCCGGATTCCCAAAACAGTCGGGCAGGCTGTATCCATCGTAGGTACGCTGGTCATTGGGCAAGCAGCGGTAGACGCAGGTGTCGTATCTGCCGCTATGGTTATTATCGTATCGATTACGGCAATATCCAGTTACGTAATCCCGGAGAACGGCCTTTCAATTTCCGTGCGAATTCTTCGCTTTGTATTAATGATATTGGCCGCAGCCTTCGGTTTCTACGGTATTCTGATCGTGCTGCTGATTACGGTAACTCATCTATGCAGCCTTCGCTCATTCGGTATTTCGTATATGACTCCGTTTGCACCATATATCCAGAAAGACCTCAAAGATACGATCTTCCGCGTACCTTGGTCCCGGATGAAAACAAGGCCATTATCCACAGGAACACCTAATGTAAAGAGACAAAAACCCGGAAAAATGAAACGTTAA
- a CDS encoding Ger(x)C family spore germination protein, producing MRRGLCLLLSLAMLLPLLTGCWDRHELNELGIMLGLGVDKEGDQIRVSAQIVVPNEISAKAVGGKGTPVTQYQATGKSLFEAIQSLTQTSPRRIFMSHIRVLIFGEDFARNEGIYDVMEALMREPSVRPDYYVMVARKTTAAEVLNLLTPLDNIPADKLFNSLDVSAKTWSPTTTVTGDQLMDFMLTPGINPVITGVEIIGNQNKKSSLENISTIRTGAKLNTTGLSVFKGDKLIGWLNEDESKGYNYIRGNVKSTMGHVDCPSGEGVVTMKTLRASTDRKAKVVNGEPQVKIKLHIVSSVASVDCSMQIGSMTAIRELEKVSEDRLKELMQKSVNAVRRKYHVDIFGFGQEIYQNDPKFFKKVENDWDKYFENLDVVYETKAQIRRVGALDNSFKNQIKD from the coding sequence ATGAGAAGAGGTTTATGCCTGCTGTTATCCCTTGCCATGCTGCTTCCCCTGCTGACCGGCTGCTGGGATCGCCATGAACTTAATGAACTTGGCATCATGCTCGGCCTTGGGGTCGATAAGGAAGGGGACCAGATTCGGGTAAGTGCCCAGATTGTCGTACCGAATGAAATATCAGCCAAAGCTGTGGGCGGGAAAGGTACACCTGTGACCCAGTATCAGGCAACGGGAAAGTCACTGTTCGAGGCCATTCAAAGTCTCACCCAAACCAGCCCGCGGAGAATATTTATGTCTCATATTCGGGTTCTCATATTCGGAGAGGATTTTGCCCGCAATGAGGGGATCTACGACGTGATGGAGGCACTTATGAGAGAACCCTCGGTTCGGCCAGATTATTACGTTATGGTAGCGCGTAAAACGACAGCTGCTGAAGTACTTAACCTGCTTACGCCTCTGGATAACATTCCGGCTGATAAATTGTTCAATTCTTTGGATGTCTCAGCCAAAACGTGGTCCCCCACAACGACGGTAACAGGGGATCAACTTATGGACTTTATGCTTACACCTGGTATCAATCCGGTTATTACCGGTGTTGAAATTATAGGGAATCAGAACAAAAAGAGCAGTCTGGAGAACATATCCACCATCCGTACAGGTGCGAAACTGAATACAACAGGCCTGAGTGTATTTAAAGGTGACAAGCTGATTGGCTGGCTGAATGAAGATGAGTCTAAGGGATACAATTACATCCGGGGGAATGTGAAATCTACGATGGGTCATGTGGACTGCCCAAGTGGAGAAGGAGTCGTTACGATGAAAACCCTTCGGGCTTCAACGGATCGTAAAGCCAAAGTTGTCAACGGAGAACCTCAAGTGAAGATCAAACTTCATATTGTATCTTCTGTTGCATCAGTTGACTGCAGTATGCAGATTGGTTCCATGACAGCCATTCGTGAGTTGGAAAAGGTGTCCGAAGATCGTCTCAAGGAGCTTATGCAGAAATCCGTTAATGCGGTACGCCGCAAGTATCATGTAGACATCTTCGGCTTTGGCCAGGAGATTTACCAGAATGATCCTAAATTCTTCAAAAAAGTAGAGAATGATTGGGATAAATACTTTGAAAATCTTGACGTAGTTTATGAAACAAAAGCCCAAATCAGGCGTGTGGGCGCCCTCGACAACTCTTTCAAAAATCAAATAAAGGATTGA
- a CDS encoding endospore germination permease has translation MLEKGRLGTRALAALTFMMVVGDMMLIYPSVITSYAKQNSWICALIGVPISMLLMAMFLKLGKAYPDQNLVSIARSILGFWPGTLVAVFYLYFFVMGASTHTREVGDFMVSQIFPYTPIRVLILLFVIAVCWSVHNGIETIGRTSELLLPIIVIFILTLSFCLLPEVDARNLKPVQDTDIVTLAQGILVSIIYPVGEAIPILMLLPYTVSQLHRNRDVIIAAGLGNLMLAMLVIISLLVLGAFLSQHSIYASFILAQKINVADFFQRIEAFMASAWLISTYFKAVIYMYAFTIGIAELFKMQQYRSLILPTSMLVFGLSNVIAPGVIFIVITVVPYWVDWDTTIGIILPGMLLLIHLTKTRFSKA, from the coding sequence ATGCTCGAAAAGGGACGCCTGGGTACCCGCGCACTGGCAGCCTTGACCTTTATGATGGTCGTAGGCGATATGATGCTGATCTATCCTTCAGTCATCACGTCGTATGCCAAACAGAATTCCTGGATTTGTGCCCTGATCGGTGTTCCAATCAGCATGCTTCTTATGGCGATGTTCCTCAAACTGGGTAAAGCATACCCGGATCAGAACCTGGTCTCCATAGCTCGGAGCATCCTTGGGTTCTGGCCCGGAACGCTGGTGGCTGTATTTTACTTGTACTTTTTTGTTATGGGTGCATCTACCCATACCCGGGAAGTAGGTGATTTTATGGTCTCACAAATCTTCCCTTATACCCCCATTCGTGTGCTTATCCTTTTATTTGTCATTGCTGTTTGCTGGAGCGTACACAACGGAATTGAAACCATCGGAAGAACTAGTGAGCTGTTGCTGCCGATTATTGTCATATTCATCCTTACCCTTTCCTTCTGTCTACTGCCCGAAGTAGATGCCCGCAACCTGAAACCAGTTCAAGACACCGACATTGTTACTTTGGCTCAGGGTATTTTGGTAAGTATCATCTATCCTGTGGGCGAAGCTATTCCCATCCTCATGCTGCTTCCCTATACCGTCAGCCAGCTCCACCGGAATCGGGATGTTATTATCGCTGCCGGCCTGGGCAATCTGATGCTTGCCATGCTGGTTATCATTTCTCTGCTTGTACTGGGTGCCTTTTTGTCACAGCACAGCATCTATGCCTCTTTTATACTGGCTCAGAAAATTAATGTCGCCGACTTTTTTCAGAGAATTGAGGCGTTTATGGCATCTGCCTGGCTCATCTCAACATACTTCAAAGCTGTAATCTATATGTATGCTTTCACGATAGGCATTGCTGAACTGTTTAAGATGCAGCAGTATCGTTCTTTAATTCTGCCTACCTCCATGCTTGTATTCGGTTTATCTAACGTCATTGCTCCTGGTGTGATCTTCATCGTTATTACCGTGGTCCCCTACTGGGTCGATTGGGACACAACGATAGGTATTATATTGCCTGGTATGCTGCTGCTCATCCACTTAACCAAGACCCGTTTTAGCAAAGCCTGA
- a CDS encoding endospore germination permease: MLVQERLTIRQFTVLALMTMIGDMILIYPTMVTYSGNQDAWICSIISQPIGLCILWLLYKLHQTYPTLSLIEICPKILGVWIGSILSVGYLFYFMMGASICIREVGDFMTTQIYLYTPIRAILLLFVAALTWGMVKGLGSIGKSAEVWVPFVIVGLLILIIFLLPKAELSRIKPYLSTPFFPMVSGSIRGATASYGELIILSMILPYIKHDSHVRRDMMLSTLFGGALLTSLLFIALLVMGPMLTQHNIYISYVLAQKINVGNFFQRIEALTATAWLVSTYFKTIIYIFGFVLGTAQLFRLKSYKPLVLPSMMLFFAMSVVLAPNIVFYTTTIIYAWFDWDFTICLIIPSLLILIHRVKQGFKKRRGRSAAEAE; encoded by the coding sequence ATGCTGGTTCAGGAGCGATTGACGATTCGCCAGTTCACAGTCCTGGCACTCATGACAATGATTGGGGACATGATTTTGATCTATCCCACGATGGTCACTTATTCAGGTAATCAAGATGCCTGGATCTGTTCCATCATATCTCAGCCGATCGGATTATGTATATTGTGGTTGCTCTATAAGCTGCATCAAACATATCCGACCCTATCATTAATTGAAATCTGTCCCAAAATACTCGGGGTATGGATCGGTTCTATTCTGTCCGTAGGTTATTTGTTCTATTTTATGATGGGAGCTTCCATATGTATTCGAGAAGTCGGGGATTTTATGACGACGCAAATTTATCTATATACCCCAATAAGAGCTATACTTCTGCTTTTTGTTGCAGCACTCACCTGGGGAATGGTGAAAGGCCTGGGGTCTATCGGAAAAAGCGCTGAAGTTTGGGTCCCTTTTGTTATTGTCGGACTGCTCATCCTCATTATATTTTTGCTCCCAAAGGCAGAGCTCTCCCGGATAAAACCCTATTTAAGCACACCCTTTTTCCCTATGGTATCAGGCAGTATCCGCGGTGCTACAGCCTCGTATGGAGAGCTTATTATTCTGTCAATGATTCTCCCATACATTAAACATGATTCGCATGTTCGCCGGGATATGATGCTTTCTACCCTGTTTGGAGGTGCGCTGCTAACCTCTCTTCTGTTTATTGCCCTGCTTGTGATGGGCCCTATGCTCACACAGCACAATATTTATATATCTTATGTTTTGGCACAGAAAATCAATGTCGGAAACTTTTTTCAACGGATCGAAGCCCTAACGGCTACGGCGTGGCTGGTGTCCACGTACTTCAAAACCATCATATATATCTTCGGGTTCGTATTGGGTACTGCTCAATTATTTCGATTAAAAAGTTATAAACCTCTGGTTTTGCCATCGATGATGCTGTTCTTTGCAATGTCTGTCGTCCTTGCTCCAAATATTGTTTTCTATACCACAACCATTATCTATGCTTGGTTTGATTGGGATTTTACGATATGCCTGATTATTCCGTCACTGCTTATCTTGATCCATCGGGTCAAACAAGGCTTCAAGAAGCGCCGCGGCAGATCGGCCGCTGAAGCAGAATAA
- the bcp gene encoding thioredoxin-dependent thiol peroxidase, protein MTLTEGVQVPDFELPSSSGESVKLSDYRGKRVLIYFYPKDMTSSCTQQACDFRDRHEEFQGLNTVILGISTDQMKQHDKFIAKYGLPFILLSDEEHAVAEQFGVWQLKKMYGKEYMGIVRSTFLLDEEGRLIKQWAKVRVKGHIEEALETVKAL, encoded by the coding sequence ATGACTTTAACAGAAGGTGTACAAGTCCCGGATTTCGAGCTGCCATCCAGCTCGGGTGAGTCGGTGAAGCTGTCTGATTATCGGGGTAAACGTGTCTTGATTTACTTTTATCCGAAAGATATGACCTCTTCCTGTACCCAGCAAGCCTGTGATTTCCGTGATCGGCATGAGGAGTTTCAGGGGCTGAATACCGTTATTCTGGGGATCAGTACCGACCAGATGAAACAGCATGACAAATTTATTGCCAAATACGGACTGCCCTTTATCCTGTTATCGGATGAGGAGCATGCTGTTGCGGAGCAGTTCGGTGTGTGGCAGCTGAAGAAAATGTACGGCAAAGAGTACATGGGAATCGTGCGTTCAACCTTCCTGCTGGATGAAGAGGGCAGGCTGATCAAGCAGTGGGCGAAGGTACGAGTGAAGGGGCATATTGAAGAGGCGCTGGAGACAGTCAAGGCTCTGTAG
- a CDS encoding ABC-2 family transporter protein yields MYYIGLIWEYLKNYMKTRLTYRADFWVEIISDLLFQATNLIFIFVVFRHTDNLGGWSEAEVLFVYGYFMVPYGIFSCFINLWGFSERYIVKGEMDRILTRPAHNLFQILLENVDPPSLVGSFIGLIIMISSGAEMGLVLEWWHIPALIILAISSVLIYAGIYTTLTSLSFYSDAPTGILPLMYNIQGYGRYPVTIYNRAIQVLLTWIIPFAFVGIYPAALFLDRAEMHRMALLTPVMGLVFAAIGLTLWNFGVKRYRGAGS; encoded by the coding sequence ATGTACTATATCGGTCTGATCTGGGAATATTTGAAAAATTATATGAAGACACGTCTGACGTACCGCGCCGACTTCTGGGTGGAGATTATCTCGGATCTGCTGTTTCAGGCAACGAATCTGATCTTTATCTTTGTGGTGTTCCGGCATACGGATAACCTCGGCGGCTGGAGTGAGGCGGAAGTTTTGTTTGTATACGGGTACTTTATGGTGCCATACGGCATCTTTAGCTGTTTTATCAATCTGTGGGGGTTCAGCGAACGGTATATTGTCAAAGGCGAAATGGACCGTATTCTGACACGACCGGCACATAATCTGTTCCAGATCCTGCTTGAAAATGTTGATCCGCCCTCTCTCGTAGGCTCATTCATCGGGTTGATCATCATGATCAGCAGCGGAGCAGAGATGGGTCTGGTGCTGGAATGGTGGCATATCCCTGCCTTGATTATTCTGGCGATTAGTTCAGTTCTAATCTATGCGGGCATCTATACCACCTTGACATCATTGTCCTTTTACTCGGATGCGCCGACAGGCATACTACCGCTAATGTACAATATTCAAGGGTATGGACGTTATCCGGTAACGATCTATAACAGAGCGATTCAGGTGCTGCTCACTTGGATCATCCCGTTTGCCTTTGTCGGCATCTATCCTGCAGCACTATTCCTTGATCGAGCTGAAATGCATCGTATGGCTTTGCTCACTCCGGTCATGGGACTGGTGTTTGCAGCCATTGGACTTACCTTGTGGAACTTTGGTGTAAAGAGGTACCGGGGAGCGGGATCATAA
- a CDS encoding ABC-2 family transporter protein, protein MNSAFIDFMRIRFLTMLAYRVNYYSGILIYTLNIGVYYFTWQAIYGGSGEIGGFTAAQMTTYVAVSWMARAFYFNNLDREIAADIRDGSIAIQFIRPINYVMVKMMQGLGEGIFRFLLLMIPGMLIAILLFPVELPTAPSAWIGFLVMLFFSFVINSQINVITGLAAFFVENNEGMMRMKRVVVDLFSGLIIPISLYPGWLSAIMKVLPFQAITYLPGSVFTGRVEGTGIWNVLGIQVLWFMLLLLPMVLIWRQARKRLFVQGG, encoded by the coding sequence ATGAATAGTGCGTTTATCGATTTCATGCGCATTCGTTTTCTGACGATGCTCGCATATCGAGTTAATTATTATTCCGGCATTTTGATATATACGCTGAATATCGGCGTGTATTACTTTACGTGGCAAGCTATTTACGGAGGCAGCGGAGAGATTGGCGGTTTTACGGCAGCGCAGATGACAACGTATGTTGCGGTCTCGTGGATGGCGCGCGCGTTTTATTTTAACAACCTGGATCGGGAGATCGCTGCTGATATTCGGGATGGCTCCATTGCGATTCAGTTCATAAGGCCGATTAACTATGTGATGGTCAAAATGATGCAGGGGCTTGGCGAAGGTATTTTCCGCTTCCTGCTGCTCATGATTCCGGGCATGCTGATTGCCATTCTGCTGTTCCCGGTGGAACTTCCCACAGCGCCATCGGCTTGGATCGGTTTTCTCGTCATGCTGTTCTTCAGTTTCGTTATTAATTCCCAGATTAATGTCATTACGGGACTGGCGGCATTTTTTGTGGAGAACAACGAAGGTATGATGCGCATGAAACGTGTCGTAGTTGATTTGTTCTCAGGCTTGATTATTCCAATCAGTCTGTATCCGGGCTGGTTGTCCGCCATCATGAAGGTACTGCCTTTTCAGGCGATTACGTATCTTCCCGGCTCGGTCTTCACGGGCAGAGTAGAGGGTACAGGCATCTGGAATGTACTCGGCATTCAGGTACTGTGGTTCATGCTGCTGCTGCTGCCGATGGTGCTGATCTGGCGGCAGGCGCGCAAGCGTCTGTTCGTGCAAGGGGGATAA
- a CDS encoding ABC transporter ATP-binding protein, whose translation MLAIDVKDLRKTFNVQKSRGGLKGAFQDLFARQYQEVLAVNDISFQIPQGEICGYIGENGAGKSTTIKMLTGILVPTSGHISVGGYVPYQEREKFVKNIGVVFGQRSQLWWDIGVIESFHLLRKVYRVGEQDFRKRLDELVERLQLQELLSRPVRKLSLGQRMRCELVAALLHNPSIVFLDEPTIGLDIVVKSEIREFLKDMNEEHGTTILLTTHDLQDIEALCSRVIMLDAGSIIYDGGLDHLKSQWGTEREVRFKFGTGHTITQMQEWTAAMPVRWTVENELSASVWIPLELNVSDVLGRVVGQADITDIQIIETNTDEIVRSIYQSGSAERPEIVSAGNEAAGAS comes from the coding sequence ATGCTGGCGATTGATGTCAAAGATTTGCGCAAGACGTTTAATGTCCAGAAAAGCCGTGGCGGCCTGAAGGGCGCATTCCAGGATCTGTTTGCACGTCAATACCAAGAAGTATTGGCAGTTAACGATATTTCGTTTCAGATTCCTCAGGGCGAAATATGCGGATACATTGGGGAGAATGGTGCCGGCAAATCAACAACGATCAAGATGTTGACCGGCATTTTGGTGCCTACATCCGGACATATATCCGTTGGCGGGTATGTTCCGTATCAGGAACGTGAGAAGTTTGTCAAAAATATTGGCGTAGTATTTGGTCAGCGAAGCCAGCTGTGGTGGGATATCGGCGTTATTGAATCCTTTCATCTGCTTCGCAAAGTGTACCGCGTAGGGGAACAGGACTTCCGTAAACGACTGGACGAGCTGGTCGAGCGTCTGCAGCTGCAGGAATTGTTGAGTCGTCCGGTACGCAAGCTCAGTCTTGGTCAGCGGATGCGATGTGAACTGGTGGCGGCGCTGCTGCACAATCCAAGCATCGTCTTTTTGGATGAGCCGACGATTGGTCTGGATATCGTGGTGAAGTCGGAGATTCGCGAGTTTTTGAAAGATATGAATGAGGAGCATGGCACAACCATTCTGCTTACAACCCATGATCTGCAGGATATCGAAGCCCTGTGCTCGCGCGTCATTATGCTGGATGCAGGCAGTATTATCTATGATGGGGGTCTGGATCACCTCAAGTCCCAGTGGGGCACGGAGCGGGAGGTTCGCTTTAAGTTTGGTACAGGTCACACGATAACCCAGATGCAGGAATGGACGGCTGCGATGCCTGTGCGCTGGACCGTAGAGAATGAGCTGTCCGCTTCCGTGTGGATTCCGCTGGAACTGAACGTGTCGGATGTGCTCGGTCGTGTTGTGGGACAGGCGGATATTACGGATATCCAGATTATTGAAACCAATACGGATGAGATTGTCCGGAGCATCTATCAGTCTGGTTCTGCGGAGCGTCCGGAGATCGTGTCAGCAGGAAATGAAGCGGCAGGTGCTTCCTGA
- a CDS encoding LCP family protein: MTRKTKRTLWISLAAFVLIVGGAAAYYFGSILNQLDGLQKKGEDSPFANIENVQKVNTPDPPKWEGTETVNILVMGVDARGLKKGEVPRSDSMMVVSLDPLTKKINLFSILRDTYVTIDGYGKDRINTAITHGPNAAMEAASDLLGIPVQYYVYTDFQGFIKLVDAVGGVDFDVEKDMHYTSKADNNEYDIDLKKGYQHLDGKTALMYVRFRHDAMSDFARSERQRELLKAVTAKMQSTTTIAKLPSILEEVSPYVDTNLTLSDMWKLGGLGYQSSMNGSEQIPPMNLLKEERTPGGAQVLSVTSEEKLKQHIQDIIHPPAKTEDEKAKEDKTASADEKNTQQPSQ; encoded by the coding sequence ATGACCAGAAAGACGAAGAGGACCCTATGGATTTCTCTTGCCGCCTTCGTGTTAATTGTTGGAGGGGCAGCGGCCTATTATTTTGGTTCTATTCTTAATCAGTTGGATGGTTTGCAGAAAAAAGGCGAGGACTCGCCATTTGCCAATATTGAAAATGTGCAGAAAGTAAACACACCTGACCCTCCGAAATGGGAAGGTACCGAGACTGTGAACATTTTGGTTATGGGTGTCGATGCCCGCGGTCTGAAGAAGGGTGAAGTTCCTCGTTCAGACAGCATGATGGTAGTGTCACTTGATCCGCTTACTAAAAAAATTAATCTCTTCTCCATCCTGCGTGATACTTACGTGACTATTGACGGTTACGGTAAAGACCGGATTAACACAGCAATCACCCACGGCCCGAACGCAGCCATGGAAGCAGCCAGCGATCTGCTGGGTATCCCTGTTCAGTATTATGTGTATACCGATTTCCAGGGATTCATCAAACTGGTGGATGCCGTTGGCGGTGTGGACTTTGATGTGGAGAAGGACATGCATTATACAAGTAAAGCCGACAATAACGAATATGATATCGATCTGAAAAAAGGTTACCAGCATCTCGACGGGAAAACAGCTTTGATGTATGTGCGTTTCCGTCACGACGCCATGTCTGACTTCGCACGCTCTGAACGGCAGCGCGAGCTGCTCAAAGCTGTGACGGCGAAGATGCAGTCTACAACTACGATCGCCAAACTGCCTTCCATTCTGGAAGAAGTCAGCCCGTATGTGGATACCAATCTTACCCTCTCCGATATGTGGAAGCTGGGAGGACTTGGCTATCAAAGCAGCATGAATGGCAGTGAGCAGATTCCGCCGATGAATCTGTTAAAAGAAGAACGTACTCCAGGCGGGGCACAAGTCTTGTCCGTCACGAGTGAAGAAAAGCTGAAACAGCATATTCAGGACATTATTCACCCGCCAGCCAAGACAGAGGATGAAAAAGCCAAGGAAGACAAAACGGCCAGTGCCGATGAGAAAAACACGCAGCAGCCTTCGCAGTAA
- a CDS encoding glutamate-1-semialdehyde 2,1-aminomutase gives MNSRTNSELLYTEALEHIVGGVNSPSRSFKAVGGGAPVFMKKAQGAHFWDVDDNKYIDYLAAYGPIVTGHAHPHITKAIAEAAANGVLYGTPTELEIKLAKMLKEAIPSMDKVRFVNSGTEAVMTTIRVARAYTKRNKIVKFAGCYHGHSDLVLVAAGSGPSTLGIPDSAGIPTSIAHEVITVPYNDLDSLKEALERWGDDVAAVMVEPIVGNFGMVMPEPGFLEGLCAMTRANGSLVIYDEVITAFRFHYGSTQTYAGLDNHAEIEPDLTALGKIIGGGLPIGAYGGRKHVMEQVAPLGPAYQAGTMAGNPASISAGIACLEVLQGAGVYEEMERLAIDLTAGLQASADRHGIDLTINRIRGAFSTHFCSHPVTNYDHAQDTDGERFASFFRHMLNRGINLAPSKYEAWFLTTAHTDEDIAATLEAADASFKAMAQE, from the coding sequence ATGAATTCACGTACAAACTCTGAGTTGTTATATACGGAAGCCCTGGAGCATATTGTGGGCGGAGTCAACAGCCCATCCCGCTCGTTCAAAGCGGTAGGCGGCGGTGCACCCGTTTTTATGAAAAAAGCGCAGGGTGCACACTTTTGGGATGTGGATGACAACAAATATATCGACTATCTTGCTGCTTACGGTCCGATTGTGACTGGACATGCCCACCCTCATATTACAAAGGCCATTGCGGAAGCTGCTGCGAATGGTGTTTTGTACGGCACACCGACCGAACTTGAAATCAAGCTTGCGAAAATGCTAAAAGAAGCGATTCCTTCCATGGACAAGGTTCGCTTTGTTAACTCGGGTACAGAAGCCGTGATGACTACCATCCGGGTGGCTCGTGCATATACGAAACGAAATAAAATCGTGAAATTTGCCGGTTGTTATCATGGTCACTCTGATCTGGTATTGGTGGCGGCTGGTTCCGGTCCATCGACTCTCGGCATCCCTGATAGTGCCGGTATCCCGACCAGCATCGCTCACGAAGTCATTACTGTTCCTTATAACGATCTGGATTCTCTGAAGGAAGCACTCGAGCGCTGGGGTGACGATGTAGCTGCTGTTATGGTAGAGCCGATTGTCGGTAACTTCGGCATGGTTATGCCAGAGCCTGGCTTCCTGGAAGGCCTCTGTGCGATGACACGTGCGAACGGCTCTCTTGTCATTTATGACGAGGTGATCACCGCTTTCCGCTTCCACTACGGCTCCACCCAGACGTATGCGGGATTGGACAACCATGCGGAGATCGAGCCGGATCTTACAGCGCTCGGTAAAATTATCGGGGGCGGCCTGCCGATCGGTGCCTACGGCGGCCGTAAACATGTGATGGAGCAGGTTGCTCCGCTTGGCCCGGCATACCAAGCCGGAACGATGGCAGGCAATCCCGCATCCATCTCGGCGGGTATCGCTTGTCTTGAAGTGCTGCAGGGTGCTGGCGTATACGAAGAGATGGAACGTCTCGCCATCGATCTGACCGCTGGCCTTCAAGCATCTGCTGATCGCCATGGCATTGATCTGACGATCAACCGGATTCGCGGGGCATTCTCTACGCATTTCTGCAGCCATCCGGTAACCAACTATGATCACGCTCAAGATACCGATGGCGAACGCTTTGCATCCTTCTTCCGCCACATGCTGAATCGCGGCATCAATCTCGCTCCATCAAAGTATGAAGCCTGGTTCCTCACCACGGCTCATACGGATGAAGATATCGCTGCTACACTGGAAGCTGCAGATGCCTCATTCAAAGCGATGGCCCAGGAGTAA